Proteins encoded within one genomic window of Macaca thibetana thibetana isolate TM-01 chromosome 3, ASM2454274v1, whole genome shotgun sequence:
- the IFNAR2 gene encoding interferon alpha/beta receptor 2 isoform X4 codes for MLLSQNAFIVRPLNLFLMVCISLVFGISHDLPDYTSESCTFKISLRNFRSILSWELKNHSIVATHYKLLYTIMSKPEDLKIVKNCANTTRSFCDLTDEWRSTHEAYVTSLEGFSGNTTLFNCSHNFWLDIDMSFEPPEFEIVGFTNHINVIVKFPSIVEEELQFDLSLVIEEQSEGIVKKHKPTIKGNMSGNFTYIIDKLIPNTNYCVSVYFDHNDEQAVIKSPLKCTLLQPGQESEFS; via the exons ATGCTTTTGAGCCAGAATGCCTTCATCGTCAGACCGCTTAATTTGTTTCTCATGG TGTGTATCAGCCTCGTGTTTGGTATTTCACATGATTTGCCTG ATTACACAAGTGAATCTTGCACTTTTAAGATCTCATTGCGAAATTTCCGGTCCATCTTATCATGGGAATTAAAAAACCACTCCATTGTGGCAACTCACTATAAGTTGCTGTATACAATCATGAG taAACCAGAAGATTTGAAGATAGTTAAGAACTGTGCAAATACCACAAGATCATTTTGTGACCTCACAGATGAGTGGAGAAGCACACATGAGGCCTATGTCACCAGCCTAGAAGGATTCAGCGGGAACACAACCTTGTTCAATTGCTCACACAATTTCTGGCTGGACATAGACA TGTCTTTTGAACCGCCAGAGTTTGAGATTGTTGGTTTTACCAACCACATTAATGTGATCGTGAAATTTCCATCTATTGTTGAGGAAGAATTACAGTTTGATTTATCACTTGTCATTGAAGAGCAGTCAGAGGGGATTGTTAAGAAG CATAAACCCACAATAAAAGGAAACATGAGTGGAAATTTCACCTATATCATTGACAAGTTAATTCCAAACACAAACTACTGTGTATCTGTTTATTTCGATCATAACGATGAGCAGGCAGTCATAAAGTCTCCCTTAAAATGCACCCTCCTTCAACCTGGCCAGGAATCAg
- the IFNAR2 gene encoding interferon alpha/beta receptor 2 isoform X3 has translation MLLSQNAFIVRPLNLFLMVCISLVFGISHDLPDYTSESCTFKISLRNFRSILSWELKNHSIVATHYKLLYTIMSKPEDLKIVKNCANTTRSFCDLTDEWRSTHEAYVTSLEGFSGNTTLFNCSHNFWLDIDMSFEPPEFEIVGFTNHINVIVKFPSIVEEELQFDLSLVIEEQSEGIVKKHKPTIKGNMSGNFTYIIDKLIPNTNYCVSVYFDHNDEQAVIKSPLKCTLLQPGQESEAKSC, from the exons ATGCTTTTGAGCCAGAATGCCTTCATCGTCAGACCGCTTAATTTGTTTCTCATGG TGTGTATCAGCCTCGTGTTTGGTATTTCACATGATTTGCCTG ATTACACAAGTGAATCTTGCACTTTTAAGATCTCATTGCGAAATTTCCGGTCCATCTTATCATGGGAATTAAAAAACCACTCCATTGTGGCAACTCACTATAAGTTGCTGTATACAATCATGAG taAACCAGAAGATTTGAAGATAGTTAAGAACTGTGCAAATACCACAAGATCATTTTGTGACCTCACAGATGAGTGGAGAAGCACACATGAGGCCTATGTCACCAGCCTAGAAGGATTCAGCGGGAACACAACCTTGTTCAATTGCTCACACAATTTCTGGCTGGACATAGACA TGTCTTTTGAACCGCCAGAGTTTGAGATTGTTGGTTTTACCAACCACATTAATGTGATCGTGAAATTTCCATCTATTGTTGAGGAAGAATTACAGTTTGATTTATCACTTGTCATTGAAGAGCAGTCAGAGGGGATTGTTAAGAAG CATAAACCCACAATAAAAGGAAACATGAGTGGAAATTTCACCTATATCATTGACAAGTTAATTCCAAACACAAACTACTGTGTATCTGTTTATTTCGATCATAACGATGAGCAGGCAGTCATAAAGTCTCCCTTAAAATGCACCCTCCTTCAACCTGGCCAGGAATCAg